GTTCATGGCGTCGAAGGAGCGCGCCGTGTGCTGCTCGTTGCTGTACTGCCCCACCGTGCCGCGCTCCTTTCCATTTGGCCGCTGGACGTGCTTCTGGGAGCTCTCGTCCAGGGAGTTCTGGCTGGCGTAGCGCAGAAGGCAGCTGCCCCGTTCCAGGCCACTTCCCTCGGCGGCGGGattctggtggtggtgctgctgttgctgcagcaggCGGTTGCGCTGCTGCatggctgccacgcccactgcggCGCCTAGTCCGGGCGGTGGCGCCACAAACTCCGCCCCCGCTCCGCCTTCGTTCTGTGCTTGTTGTTGTGGGTTCTGGccctgttgttgctgctgctgctggttgttgttgttgctgttgccattgCTTAGGTTGCTCATAATACCGATCGTATATTTGGTTAGCAGCGCACTCAGAGCTATCATCCGAAACGGATCGGAAACGGAAGTCGTAGCGAATCGAAGGTGCCTCGCCTGGTCCGAAAAAACAAACCGAGGTGGTGAAAAATTGTACACTTTTTGGACGCGACCAGAGCAGTGTGACCAGCCTCGGGTTGGTCGCAGGTTACCACTAGCGATGGGTACCCATCGATAGCCCGATAGGCATTTTCAACCAGTTCTCACTGAGTTGGCGTTGTTTCCcactattaaataaattataaactcattaattttgttttaacttTTTACTGGCATTGTGCTGCTTTAGTTtgaattgcattttaaatgtgaCCTCTtaccttttaattttatttatacgtATATGTCAAAAGGTAGGGTACACTGATAAATTGATatacaaattaatatttgttaTATATCCACATTTACCTAAACTTAAAAAAAGCCTAACTATTTCATCttataacaataaataaataaaactccAAAAAAGATTAGAAATATCCGACACTGAATTCATTAAGAATGCTTATTCAATTCCAGAATTCCATAAAATAAAGTAAGAATAGGTTTAGTTGAGCATATTCTTGATAGATGAAACTATAGATTTTAGTTGATTAGTCCCCTTTTATAAAGAATTCTGCACTTCATCTTAAAAATAACGAATGtgttaaacatttattttttaaagataTTGAAATGCATTAACacctttattttttgtaatgTTTCATTATGACTCCATAGTTCTGATTTAAAACACACTTTGAGATTTTTGCTAATATCTTGATCAACTTTATTTGTTTGGCTCTTTTTGAtcgattttgtttttgaatatTGATACGCATGCTCATCAACATGTGAGATAtgtaaaatacattaaatagGTATTGGAAACAACTGCTTATTGAATGTTTACGAATAACAGCAACCACCTAGGTAGGAATACATGATTTATAATTCATTATATTAATATAGCTACAGCTTATGCGAAAATCGGTAGTATTTACAAATGCTCTACACGTGTACAACTGTCGGTTTTGTTAAAACAAAGCACTCGCTTGCGAACGAAATCACttcgaataaataaataaagtatatttataaataggCGAAAATTACATTTGGAAATTTGGCTAATGAGAGAGTTTTACACTAACTAAGCTGCGTTCATATCTCGTATTTACACGTAACAGTAACACATAATTTAGATTCCATActtcaaataaatacaacgAAATATTACAAGAATACCAGCGAATACGAAAAGCTCGATTGGCCCTTCTTTTTGCAATACTTATGTGTGTAGGAGAGTGGGGGTTGCTTTAGGTAATAATACTTAGTTTATAGTACAATTAGCTAACTGCGATTTTGATTCTACATTCTACCAGCTCGCTTTCAAGAGTGCCACAACTCAAAAATCCGTCCGAGCTGCATTCCTACAGATGAGATATATATGGTGaacatttggtttttgatccaTGCCAGTCTTGTAGTAGCGAGCTAGCGATTTGTTGTGTGGCTTCGCGTTTGATCTTTAAACTTATGGTGGCGGCACACGCTGCACTGGGATTGTCTCAGTTTGAGTTTTGGTTTCTGGGTTCTGGTTGCCCCTCCTCCGGCTACATCCTGGTCCTCAGGAGGAGTTGGGGTGGCGCTCCGGCGTGGCGACAGTCTTCTGGTAGCAATTCAGATTGGCCGACATCCGGCCAAAGGCGGCTGCCATGCGGTTGGGCAGCCTGCTGAGGTGCTCCTGAAGATTGGAAGATCTGGAGGAGGACGGAGCCGATGGGCCCGACGCCGTGGTGACCTGCTGCAGCTGGGCCACCACCTCGGCGTGCTGGACGTAGGAGACCCGGATGTTGACGccctcgtcgtcgtcctcgtccACCTCGCTGCCGCTCTCCACGTCCTCGTAGTAGGTGAAGCCcacctgctgctcctcccGCTATACGTTGCCGTAGTACGGCACCGGGGTGTTCTGGTCGATGGGCTTGACGCGCAGCTTCTGCTTGTAGTGGTACTCCTTGAGGTAGCTCTTCAGCCGGCCGGGCAGCTCCATCTGGTTGATCCCGTCGTAGCTGGTGTTGGACACAATGGTCGCCCGGGAGAGCTGCTGCAGGGAGAAGGTCTGCCTTCGGTGCAGGGGTATCGTCAGGCAGGGCTCGAAGAACATCACGCAGGCGGGGTCCTTGTAGTGCTCCAAAAGTCCTGTCACCGTGGGCGCCGTGAAGACACACGGATCGTGGCAGTCGAAGCTGTAGAGGAATGGGTATCGTTAGtcaccagtttggatttcAAGATGCAGTGGAATCACGagttttgaaatatttaaaaagtttaaatgaACAAATGCTGGATCTTCATTAAGTGAAGTCTTCAAGTCTAACATTGTTGCGTTAGAATGAACTCATTATAGGCAGTGACGACTCATCAATACCGTTTAATCGGAATTCCCAGGAATTGTCTATCATATTTCAGTGACTCGCCCATGCATGTCAACTGCGGATTCCGAGAAATCCATGGAGATAAGGACTAGTGCTCACCTGAACTTGTGACCGCTCTGCTCGATGCGGGCGTGCAGTGACCTGCCGTACTTGCGGAATGTGACCGAGAAGAGGAACTCCTCCTGGGCGGAGTCGCGCAGCAGGAACGTGCCCTCCGGCTTGCCCTCGAGCAGGTGCTCTGCCTCGTAGCGGTCCATCTTGCCCCAGTAGAAGCTGCTGTTCGTGATCTTCTCCAGATCGGGAACCAGGCAGTGCATGAAGTCGATTTGCGAGTGCACGGTCATGTTGCGGGCGCCTCCGATTCCGGCATGGCCAGCCCCTCCTGCAGGGGCGACCGTGGCCAGAGGGCGTGGCCGGGGCGGAGTCTGGGGCGACTGGGGTGCGGGCTCGGTGACCACAGTTACGCGTCCGCCATTGGGCGACTCGACCACGAAGCCCGGCGATGTGATCCGAATGATGAgctgatgatggtgatggctGGCGTCCGGAACGGCGACCGAATTCCGCATCCTTTGGCTCTGCATCCTGCGCTGGGAGCTCCCACTCGATGTGCGCAGCGTGGGCGGTGTGGAGCGGCGGTCGGCAGTCCGGGATTTCCTCGGAACCGTCGCCACCACTGCGGCGGCATCCTTTTTATTGCTCACggaactgctgctgctcggcAGCATGTCCCTCAATCCACGGAAGGCGTCGCGGCACTTGCACTTGCAGCATCGCCGCTTggaggatgtggatgcggacGCGGATGTGGCTGCGGATCCGGAGGCGGAGGATGTTGCTGCGCCCATTGAAAGTGCTTTACTGCTGCGACTGCGGCAGCAACTGTTGCTATTATTGCTTCTGAAAACTGTTTTTCGGAGAACagaatttattattaatttgattcACTTTAAATTTGATGAGATTAGGTCGGATTCTCTTCTATATTGGTCTGCCGTGCACAGCGAAAAATCCCTGGATCATACTGTACATTTCGGCGAATTCATTGAACTGAAATGAACTGAAAGTGGCATTTCCTACGTTTCACTTTAAAGCTATTTTTTAGTGAGTAATTCGAAATTATTATTGTAGTAGTAAGATTGTTTTGTAGATTGTTATGCTTGATTAGCTTTTACGTACTATAACAATTTTGAAAAACTCATGACGTCACTACTTGATTGGATTTCATCACTCATATTTCATCGCATATTTGAAAT
This genomic stretch from Drosophila mauritiana strain mau12 chromosome 2L, ASM438214v1, whole genome shotgun sequence harbors:
- the LOC117140050 gene encoding pneumococcal serine-rich repeat protein → MGHHLSKFSARANSQEKREPPASSSPRDSAALVETISLDEEELQVEEILTEATVSAATAATSPAEVRQIIIKIQLAKMENGNPVAAGQVESFAEVVEQEEQQRQCAGGATDDDAAALSADSLNANGQIVNVTLEGGYGEVGVVTNRTAGSSPEAPKTERQPVNNNSLAGSVGAAISTLQLHDNHGGNANCPLEADDDDDLDESLLRRRRSNSNSRSNSHHHPQQQQQHEAEVVEYCEVLESLPVSNMLSAGTQHSSKPVFRSNNSNSCCRSRSSKALSMGAATSSASGSAATSASASTSSKRRCCKCKCRDAFRGLRDMLPSSSSSVSNKKDAAAVVATVPRKSRTADRRSTPPTLRTSSGSSQRRMQSQRMRNSVAVPDASHHHHQLIIRITSPGFVVESPNGGRVTVVTEPAPQSPQTPPRPRPLATVAPAGGAGHAGIGGARNMTVHSQIDFMHCLVPDLEKITNSSFYWGKMDRYEAEHLLEGKPEGTFLLRDSAQEEFLFSVTFRKYGRSLHARIEQSGHKFSFDCHDPCVFTAPTVTGLLEHYKDPACVMFFEPCLTIPLHRRQTFSLQQLSRATIVSNTSYDGINQMELPGRLKSYLKEYHYKQKLRVKPIDQNTPVPYYGNV